The DNA window AGTAGCTACGGTCGCGACCGCCGctttcaccaccaccacggcggTCCTCGCGGCTGTAACGATCCTcgcgaccaccaccaccgtaGCgatctccaccaccgccgccgccacggtAGCCACCATAGTCGTCACGGTAATCTCCACCACCGCGGTAGTCACGACGACCAGAGTCACGACCACCGTAGtcgccaccgccgcggcggtcgTACGAGTCATAACGGCCGTAGCGGTCATCGTCGCGACGACGCCAGCCACCACCTCCGTAGCCACCACGGCGATCACCGTAGCGGTCATCACGGCGGGGGGGGCCGCCGGGTCCACGTTCTGGAATGAATACATGAGTATTTTTGATGGAACATGAAGGGGGAATATGGGAAAACTTACCGCGCTTGGGGGGTCCGAAGTACTTGCCAGGAGTCGGGGTACGAGGACGACTGCGACGGGCCTTCTCGATGCTGAGAGTGCGGCCCTCGATGACCTCGCCCTGGAGGCCTtccttggcggcatcggccTGGTCGGCAGCGACCATGTTgacgaagccaaagccacgGGACTCCTTAGTGTGGGGGTCGAGCATGATCGAGCAGTTGTCCACATCACCGTACTTCTCGAACAGGCGCGAGACGTCGGCCTCGGTCAGACGAGGGTGAATGCCAGTCACGAAAAGGTTGGAGCCGGAGTTGAGGGcaccttcctcgtcgtcatccagAGGCTTACGAATCGCCGAGGGTCTGGGTCTTTGATCATCAGATTTAGGAACTCGATCCACCCCGGAGGGGGAAAGGGGCGAGAAAGCATACCGGTCGTCGGAGCGGCCATTGGGGGAGCGGCTGCGGGCACGGTCGCCTCGGGGCTCATCACGGGGAGAAGCGCTGCGGTCGCGCTCGTATCGGGGCTCGTCTATCGGCGGGCATTCCAGAGTCAGCAGCTGCATCATCCGGTAGTCGCTTGATGATACTCACCGGCGTAGCGGCCATTATCGTTGTCGTAATCAGCCATGATGAAAGGGGGAAGCTGAAGGTCGatgggaggagaagaaggagaggagaaaTCAGGAATCGATAAGACGCCGGAAAGGAACACTAAGCTGAGTCATCGCCGTCGCTGGGCGCGCGGCCAGTTATTTGGGGCAAGACAATCCATTCATTACTACAGGTTGTTACAAAAATAATCCAGCCTCGACGCCACCTCCACCCTTACATCGGATACTCAATCCAGATTAAGATGTCCATAGAAAATAGCCGCCTGCTTCAgcgtcgccgccgtcggtTCCGTTGCGACTTCGACGATGACTTCGCCTTAACGGCAAGTGCCTCTGGGGCAGCCGAGTCCATATCCACGTCGTCATCCACCAAATCCTtgagctcgtcctcgtccagctcgctTAGCTCCTCGCTCATGCCACGCATCACATCTCGGCCCGTCCATCGCTCCTCGTAGATTGTGGTACCGACTGGATCAAATGGTTCCATGTACCATTGGATACCACCCTGCGCCAAGGGcagctgctggtcttcgTCGTTCAGCGGTGGTGTCGGAAGTCTCTTAGGAGCGATGTAGGGTCGGACAATGGGGTTCTTCCCAGACTCTTCGTCCGCAGCAGGGGGTTCTTCAGCGCCGGATGGCCCAGACGGAGGCAATTCATCACCAACAGGCTGtacctcctcctgctcctcgactGCCGGCTCCGCAGTCTCTGCGGCGGGCTGTCCCTCAGCTGGTGCAATCCCTTTCGCGCCAGCTGCCTCTTGAGAATCAGCGTTGGTGTCCGGTACTTGGTCCAGTTCCATTTCCTCAGCTGTGACGTCCGTGATTCGCTCGGTGTCACCTTCAGCGGGTTCAACTGAATCGCCTCGGCGAGACATTACGCTGTGGTCAAGAATCacgtccagctccttcagctcCTGCTCGAACGGTTTGCGGTTCAGCTCGCTTTCCTTCCTGATCGCATCTTCCAATGCAGGCTGTATGGCTTTGATGATCCGTTTTGCCAGCTTCCGCTTTTCACGTTGTTCCAAGCTGAGTTCCGGAGCACGGCCACTGATCTGCGCCTGGAGCTCGGCGGTGTCGCCAGCGGGCTGGACGCCAATCTCAGATGTGAAAAGGTTCGCCAAGTCGGCAGAGAAGGTCGCGACAGACGGGTAGAATCGGTCTTGAAGCCGCTGGCGAATGGACAGCAGGCCGTACGCAAAGACACCTTTGCCATCGAGCCTGTCAATTTGAGTCAGTGTCAGATACTCCAAAATAGAATGGAACAAGACTTACCCTTGGGCTTTCTCGAAAATCGGCCAGAGCAATGGGAACGTAGGGAAATAAACAACATCGACAATGCTTCGAAGCATCTCGGCATCCTTCAACTTCTCCCTCTCGCGCTTCTTCACCTCATCACACAGCATCCTAAGTCGGTCAAGATCCTTGTACAGTCTCTCGCCGAACTCAATGCGACGGTTCAGGCGCTTGTAGCCAGTAACGCCCATGGCGACGTAATCTCTCCgcgtcatctccatcgaTGAAAAGGtctcgagctggagctgcagTCTCTTGAGGAGGGCCGCTCCTCGCCGGGCTTCCCGCTTGAGAGTCCAATACTTGCATGCCTCCTCGGCGTACTGTTTCCTTTGGCGCACCGTAAACCGCGCAAGGGTCGCCTGCACCGCGTTGAGAACGACCTGAGGAATCACGGGCGCACCAGATGGCAGCTTCCAGACCGTTCGTGGTGGCCCTTGAAGACGCTTGCGCTTATTACCACTCACAGTCAGAGTGATGCGGGGAGTAAGGGCCTGCTGGTTTTCATCGTAGTGACCGCCAGCCGGGTGTGTTTCCAAGGAGAGGGCCTGGGCCTGGCTGTCGCCCCATCGTCTTCCGTGCATAGTGTTGCGATAGTACTCAATCGCGTCAGCGGTCGCAGCATCGGTACCATGCTCCAGTCGCCAGTCTGGCGGGACATGCTTGTCACAGTAAGCTTTCAGAAGATGAGAATCCATGAGTCCATGGCCAATCTTCATCTTCAGGTAGAGTTGAGCCCGCCGTGCGCATGAAACATGGAATGCAACAAAGCAGTTTTTGTTGCTGCACTGGATCGAGGCACCCATCTTTTGCTTGCAAATGTAGCAAAGTAACTTCCAGCGGCTACGCGGCACCTTTTCAACGTCTGTCACAGGCTCCATGAGGGACGGATTTCCGATAGATACCTCGGGAATCCAGACAGCACAGAGAAGGTGAGCCCACTTCGATGATGTTGTCTGCTTGAAAGCGCCCTCGGTGTTCGGACAAAAGATGCAGTTGGTGGTGCCCCGGCCCAGTAACTGACACTTGCGACAGAGCCACTGGCCCTCCGGGATGAAGGGAACGCCATAACATTCCTGGTGCACGGCTAGGTCGCAGCCATCGCAGAACACAATGGCATTAGCGTTCTCACAGTCGCCGTCATCACAAATGGCGCATCTGCTGTCCTGTTCCTCTCCCGGTCCAACGGTCTCTCCGTTcaccgccgctgcggagctggagcgcggCCGATGCGTCTGTGGTGGCTTCGGATTTGGTTTAGGGATGCGCTTCTCAAGAGCATGCCACTCCTTCTCGATTTTGGTCATGGTGATTTCGAAGATCGCCGGCTTGATGGGCTCCAGTTGATCCTCTCTTCGCTTGAGGTTGTAGTCTTCCAGCCACTTCTCATCCTGCTCATCCATGTCGTACTCCACTCGGCCGACGGTGGTGttgacatcgccatctgTCGTCGCAGGTTGAATAATGTCcatgtcatcttcttgcgcgcCTTCGGTCATTCGGATGAAACGTCGGTCGTGACGAACAAACAAATCGCTTTCCTGATAGCCCACACTTGCCATCGTTCGATCAACATAGTTCTGTGTTCCGACACCCTTCCTTTCATAGAATGTAAAGGGATCCTTGAGTCGAAACGAAGGCTTGGGCAACGTCAACCTCTCTCGAGGATTCGGGCCTGGTGGCGGTATCACTTTTGGACTTTGCTGAGCTATAAGCTGGCTCAAGATGGCTTCGGGACGGCGTGGAGGGCGCCCGGGTCTGCGCTTAAAGGGCATTGGAGATGCCATATCAGCAGACAGGCCCAGCGGCGTCCCTGAGCTATCttggctggtggtgctggtggtagcCAATGAATCTAGGCTCAAGGGCCCCGAGGGGTCAGGAGTATCGACGTCCACTGACGTGAAGACAGCCAGCTTGCCATCAATATCCAAGTCTGGATGGAATTCCTCCCAGCCACGTTCCTCGCGAGGCTTGTAGCCATCTCCCTGTTGCAGCGCAAGGGCAGCAGCCGTAGACGAAGGGTAGCGAGCGCGGCTTGGATTCTTTTCTCGTCTGGGACGTATCACAGAGGGCGGCGTTGTCGGCACCGGCACagggggtggtggtggaggaagcagTGTTGGAGGGGCTCGGGCAGGCTTAGGGTCGACCTCGCGCGCAGCAGGACGACTACGAGCGCCGGAGGAGTGGCGTCTGGGCGTGTTGTTCTTTTTCGGGGTATCTTGGGCCTTGCTGACATCGATGAAGCGACCTCCTCCCCCAGGGCCGCCGGGGACATACCTGCGCTTCTTCGAAGGAGGTGCGCCGTCAGGGGAGTCGACCGCCGAGCGCGAGACTTTCGAGTGGGGTTTAGGTTTGCTTCCGGACAGTCTGCCCGGGAGGCTGCGTCGGGAGCTCGGCGCCATCGTGCATCGCAAGGTTTGGGATCAGGAGGATGAGCTTCCGGATACTGGATTGCAGATCGCAGCCTAGTCTGCGGATAGGCCACGCAGGCGCGTCAGGGAGGGCCGACACGCCACCAGGTGCCGAGGATGAAAAGAGTGTCCGGGGTgaccagaccaagaaggaaaacaaagaCACCAAAGAGAGATCTTGGGAGGAAAACCGCGGGTGGCGCacgaggaggagaatggATGGGAAAGGCAAGAGGTGTTTGGTTTGTTATCAGCCGGAGAGAAGCTCGGACCATTTCATGCCTGAGGTATCTATTCCCCATACAAATCCATACGGCCATagctccctctctccctctccccttccctcgAACTTGACCCTCGCTGCCTTCCCCAACTCCGAGAAGGCTTCTTACAAAACCTCACTCTTACCGCCGAATATCAGCATGAGCGGCACCGGTGACGACAGGTACGTCTTCACCGGTCTCGACACTGGCGCCGTACTCTAAACGCGCGCTCTCCAACTCCGACTCCGCTGACCTTCCGCAGATGGCGTGGAGGACCTAGTCGCCAGTCGTCACAACGCCAGAACCGCGGCGGACAAGGTGGCCAGCGCGGTGGCAATGCCGCTTGGAGTGGCTCGGGTCCAGCGCAGGAGCAGCATGTCCCCGTCCGTGGCTTCAATGCTGCCGAGACCAAGAGTGCTCTGAAGAGAGGTGAGGAAAGCTCTACAAGATAGACTAGGGGGGTCAGAGGGCTGACAATACTTTCTTTTGTCATTGATAACAGGTCCCGGAGGTTAGTCGGTGTCGTTCTCTCTGCAGCTTCCCCCGGTCTAATCAATGTCCTCGCAGAACCTAAAGCAGCGTTTTACAAACCCACCGGGAAAGACTCGAACAACCAACGATCTGGTGGACCTTGGGGCTCGAAAGGTACACCCTCTACATCTTCCATGCTGGTTAGATGTTAATTGTTCATTTCCTACAGCAAACACAATGGCCAACGGCAAGGACTTCTTCGTCGAGCTCCGAAAACAGGTCGCAATCTTGCAGCGAGGCGGCACTCCCGCAGGTGGCTGATCATGATCATAATATGATTGATGAAACGACATGATACTTGTTATTGCACAGTGTGCCGGAGGGTAATTGGATGGGCTTTTGAGAGCGGAAAAAAAGAGGATTGGTTAGAACGGCATATTCATGGATACCCTTCGGAGGAGCTTCGACGGGAGGAACGGACTCCTCAGTTGATACTCGTATAGTTACATTGCATCGGCGTCTCTGTTGGGCTGTCTGCTCCTGGGAATTTGACTGTGCCGTCTTGAAAGTGCAGTCACTCGTTGACAGGAGCTTGGACTTTTTTGTTCTGGCTGTGCCATACACAAATCAATTATGAAAATCAAGCAAGAATGGGGTATCTCTAGTAGTAGTATACAGGTCTATATCCGTCACATCAGTCCAGCTCGAATCCACCCACTCGGCCCTAGGATCCCACCATCGTCAGCCTGCGGATCGAGCGTCCATTTCCTCAAAGCCCGACAACTGAGATCAGAGGCCCAGCCAGCTTCAAACATCTCAATGCCCGCCCATCCTATCATGGCCGCGTTGTCCGTGCACAGAGACGGTGGCGGAGCGACAATATCAATATGTTCAAAGCCACGCACATTCAAAAAGGAACGGAGCACATGCATGAGGAATTTATTCGCAGCGACACCGCCACTGACAACGAGAGTCTTGACGGTTTCATCTTCGCCCTGGACCCGTGGCCGAAGGGCTTCGAGGGCGATAATCGTTCGCGACGCAAGGTGCTCAAAACAAACCCGCATTGCTTCCCGTCCCAGCGCAAGACGCTCGTCATACGCCATGGTCACATCTGCCTTGTTCCTCACAATTTTTCCAACCATGCTCGAGATAGATGAGAAGCTGAGCTGCAGCGAGCGCGTATTGGCAAACGGCGTCGTGACACTCCATCCCCAGGGACTTTGGTGTTTGACTACTTCCTCACCCCGATTCTTCGGTGGGCGGTAATCCGCAAAGTCGGCTTTGCCATTTGGGAAGACGAACTGTTCCAATACTTTGCCATACATGGTGTTCTTGGCTtcctggagaagggaaggtgGGAGAATCTCTCGTGCTGCTTTGTCGAGAGTCTCACCCATGGCGACGTCATCGCTCGAAGCCAGAATCGTGTGGTCTGTGAGAGATTTGGAATGGACCAGGATCGAATGCCCTCCCGATACCAGGATAGACAGGAACGGGAATTGGGGAGAGACAGTTCCTGTCTTTCCTGAGCTCGCGCCGGTTGGTTCCGCCAGACAAGAAACCAATCGCGGTGTCAGCAAATGCGCTTGCATATGATGCACCCCGACCATAGGAATCTGCCAGGCGACAGAGAGCGCTTTGCCCGTATCCAGTCCGACGGAGAGATTGGACCGCATCCCGGGCCCTCTGGTGGCTGATATGAAATCCGGCCGGCGGCGGGATGTGTCGCCAACGGGTATGGTTTGTTCGCCTGAATTTCCCGAGCTGGCCGGTAGATGTCTCATCGCTTTCTCGACTAATTTTGCCATGCTCTCCTGGTGAGACTCAAGCGCGAGGATCGGGTGAATGCCCTGATGGGCCCGTGAATCCGCTGTCACATTTTCTAAGAAATGGACCTTGGCCGTGTGTTCCGTGGCGAGCGTGCACTTCTCGACAATCGCGACTGAGGTATCGTCACTGTTGGAGAGATCTTGGTCAGCGCGTTCACCTCTAATTGAAGGTTTGATCTTACCATGACGTTTCAATAGCGAGTGTGAGCAGACCATGGCGGCGTTGTGGATTGAAAAGGGTCCTTGACGCGCCCCGTATCGACCTGCAAATCGCAGCGGGGGCTGTCGCGGCAAACATGGGTTGGGAGGTTGTCGATTCTTCAATTCAAGCACTCGAGCCTACAGCGgcgaaaagagaaaaagtgCACGGGCCACATAGCCCTCAAACGTAGCCCTAATTGCCAAGGGGTAGGTGCTCGATGATTCTTCCTTTTACGATCGCTTGTCGGTCTAATTCTTCGAAGATATTCAGTAGTGAAAATAATCCTCCCAGCAGAGATATAGATCGAATCAAATCAACCCAGTATCTCACTGGACTGGTCGAACTATACAATGCACGTGATGGCCACTAAGCCCGATCTGGATTGTTATGCCCCTGTTCAGCGTGGAATACTACATTCTCTTGCCTACTACGTCCTCACTACTTGAAAGATGCTATCATTAGGTGTTTCTCGCGTTGGTTTAGGCCGAATGGCGTCGTCAGTTGGTCGCACGTACTCAACGAACTCGGCAAAACGTCCATTTTCGAATCGGAGGAGAAACGTCGCCCTGGCCAGCGTGATCAGCACTATGCCAGGCCTGTGGTGGTTCACAGCTACGGACGACAACATTCCCCTTCTGAAGACTGCGTCAGTGGATTGTTGGGACGTGGAGCCAGGCCCTTCCAAAGACCAGGTGACTCGCATGATATCCAAAGAGGCATATTCTTTCTCGGTCAGAAGCGTGGCTGGCATCAACAGGTACGACGGCACTCAATTGGGTTCCAATAGCCCCTGTGAAGACCGATTTACGCATGGCAAACTTCCTTCGCCGTGGAATGACGGGAGTCAATGGATGGCCTGGGCCGTTTTCGATGGGCATGCAGGCTGGCAGACAGCAGacctgctggagaagcagctcCTTCCTTTTGTGCAACAGAGCTTAAACCAAGTCAAGCCATCTTTGAACGATGAGCCAGTCTCGTCCGACGTGGTTCAGCGTGCGATCATACAAGGTTTCTTGAACCTCGACGACTCGATTATCAAGACAGCCTTGCATACCGCTCAGAGCAAAGAACCACTCCAAGAAAAAGTGAAGAAGCTAATGCCTGCTTTCGCGGGTTCCTGTGCTTTACTCTCTTTGTACGACCCTGCCACTCGCTCGTTACATGTAGCGTGCACCGGTGATTCACGGGCAGTGCTGGGGCAACAGCTACCCAACGGGGCGTGGGAAGCAATTCCGTTGTCTGTGGATCAGACTGGCagcatccaagaagaaactgcCAGGCTGTATGAGGAACATCCAGGCGAAAAAGAGATCGTCAAGCAGGGCCGCGTGCTAGGGCTGATGGTCTCGCGAGCCTTTGGCGATAGTCGGTGGAAGTGGCCACTAGACTTCCAGCaggagatgaaagaaagaTTCTTCGGTCCGTCACCGCTGACCCCGAGATATGATGTTCGAACACCGCCATATCTCACCGCTGAGCCGGTCGTGACAACTACCAAGATTGACCCCGGACGGCCTTCGTTCTTGATCATGGCGTCGGATGGGCTGTGGGACTCACTCTCTAATCAGCAGGCTGTTGATCTAGTAGGAAAATGGATCGGGTCGAGGAAAAGCGTACCAGAGCCAAAGTATGAGGCGTTTGATTTTGGTCAGGGAGTAAATGAGAGGTTTGTGGAGGAGAGAACGGCGGTCCAAGATGGTAACAGTGCAGTGCATCTGGTGCGCAATTCGCTCGGTGGGAATCACCATGAAATGGTGGCAGGTCGGCTTGCCTTTAGCCCTCCGTTCTCTCGACACCCACGGGACGATATCACGGTGCAGGTCGTGTTCTTCAACACGCCTGTTTAAAAGATCAATCGTGTCCTAGACTCAATATGATTTGAAAGACACATGACAAGATGCCAGGCCTACGGCACTTATAACTACAGACGAGGTTGTTTACGGGTGATGTAGAGTATGTGTATCCCGGACTGTAACGACCGACTGGGTTAAATTAGGGTTGATATCGAGTTCATAAATCCGAGTCCCATCATCACGTCATAAAAATAATCGTTTCGTCAGCACACCGACACATCGTTTCCTCTTCTCTGCTCCCGTGCACATGTAGAACACTGAGTGTAAGCTCAACCCGGGTAGGTGGCTTTAGGTATGTCCTATGAAAACATCTTGTCTGCGGAACAGTCTGCAGACGCGAATACATCACTCAACTCGAAGGACAGCTAGTCAGTCCCCTTTGATTCCCTAGTCTCATATGGTCCACCGGGGAGGGATGTTGAGCTTTGATCCGACGCGGCGTTCTCCTctggtcttcttggtcttctaAAATAATGCAGGTTGCTGTTGCATCATTACGCAGCCCAGCGTCGCTCTTCACGGGTCATCTTGGTGTGCCTGCCGTAGTACTCGTCCGGGTTCTCAATCGGTGTCACGCAGTAGACGGTTGGGGTGCCCTTGAATTGGATGCTCTTTGGGGCGCTTGAatgcgccgccgacgactGCTTCTTGAGGATGCTCTTCGACGAGCAGTTGTTCGTGTACGAATAGGAAGGCACTTGCAGCGAGGAGAATCTCTTGCTAGACGGGCTAGCTGCTGGGATTGGCGAGATGGGAGTGCGAGGCAGCGCACCCGGCGACTTGAGCGGGCGGGAAACAGTCTGCGCAGCGGCGATGCACAGGGACAGCTTGGGTTTGGCGGCGTacatgatgaagatgaagatgcaCAAAAGGTACTGAAGAAGGATAGAGATAACGATGTTGTTTCCTtgggaaagaaaataaaaagtgAACTTTGATCGACAAAGTCCACCTAGACGGTGTGTGTAGAGAAAAGATTAGAGACGTAGAGTCAAGTCAAGAAGTAAGAGCAAAAAGGATCGTCTGGACCAGCCGAGACGAAGCGCGGGACGAAAATagaatgaagagaaaatAGAACAACCTCAAACAACGATGGCCCCAGAGCAGGGGCGAGGGCGGCTATATAGTGAAGGTTGGGTTGCTTAGCGCCGGGCTCATGCACCTTGGCCTATCACCATCACACCCATCACGCCCATCACTCGAGCTGCTGCATGGGGAGCTGTGGGTTCTAGCCAATCACCGGAGCTATCTCGCTGCTTCCAGGTGATGGAATTGGGAATGTGCAGGGAGAGGGAGCATGTGTACCGCATGGCGTTAGGGCTCGGTCCCATCCGAGTGCAAGTTCGTCCTGCACCGATCTGTTTCCAGATGATCACCTGACGGGGAGACGGTGGTCTAGGAGTCTAGATCCGATTTCAATATATGGCATATCGgcattttttttttagaatGTGTTGGTCGGATGtgatctctctctctcatccccgCGACCATGGCCCCCACCATTATGCACTGACTAAGAATACATAATTCCCTTAGACACCCGGGAATAAAACTGGACACATCCGACTACCTGATCTCATTTCCAAGGGCGCTCACTAAACAGGCAGGTTTACCCAACGGGCCCGGCCGcgatgagagaaagaatcGGAGGTGATGCGGAGCACGAACGGAACGGAAGCCAATCATCCACCAGTTCTCCAACTGGACCCCCGCATGATCAGGTGGCCGGGGGAGAATTCCCTCGCAGTGGGTACTGGTACTTGTCCCAGCAGGGATTACCTCATGTTGGAGTAAGTACCAGTACATCCCTACCGGCGTGTGCCTGGTCCCGTGATGCCAGTCGGGCCGATTCAGGTACAGTAAGTAATGTACCCTGAGTGGCGAGAAAAAATCGATGTGACTGCGAACCGGACAGGGATCATCAGATCCATTGAATCGAGATATGAGAATGAGAAGgatgataataataagaACCCCAGCCGTAGTATCGATGCTGGAAATATTCCTGTGGAGATTGATCGGTGAGAAGAAAACAGTCGGGCTAGTCGCCGAATGGGCGTGTGTCGGACCCAGGGGGGCAAAGAGTAGCTGGCCTCTTCCGCAATCGAAAATTCtttccttgatctcgaccttcCTACAATCACCCCAATTCATTCATCTCgcctctctttccctttccttccgtTTCCCCTGCATGGTCGCTTGGTTGCTCCGTCCCTGCACTCGGTGATCTCTGCCACAATGAGCAGTGTCAAGGAATCCGTCAAGGAGAAACTGGTCGGCTCTACGACCGAGCCTTACCAGATGTCCCACCAGGCCCGCTCCAATTTCATGCGCCATGCCCAGAAAGATGAGAATGGCGATCTGTACATGGGCAAGGAGGAATTTATCAATGCCATTGCTCCCAAGCAGGAGGACTATGTGAGTCAACCACCCGTAGAGgaaacaacaacaccacTGACGCGGAGGTCCTTGCAGCACAAAATCAGGCGCGGCCAGTATGCCATCCTGTTCAACGTCGCCGACCGCCGGAGAACCGGCAAGCTCAACCTCGCCGACTGGGCCACCTTCGAGAACCTCCTGGCGAAGCCCGATGCCGAGTACGAGATCGCCTTCCGCCTATTCGACCTCGATGGGAGCGGCACCGTCAAGTGGGATACCGTGCAAGGACTGTACAATCTGAGCAAGAGCGCCGACAGCATCCCCTTCGACTGGAACTCCGAATGGGCCTCGCTGTACACCGGCCGCACCAAGTCTCGGCACGACATGACCTACCCTCAATTCTCCCAGATGCTGCGCGGCCTCCAGGGTGAGCGCATCCGGCAAGCCTTCCACACCTTCGACAAGGATGGGGATGGCTATATCGAGCCCGAGGACTTTCAGCGCATCATCCTAGAGACCTCCCAACACAAGCTGTCCGACCATGTGTTGGAGAATCTGCCCACGCTGTGCAACATCTCGACCAGCAACAAGATCTCCTATGCCAATGTCCGTGccttccagaacatcatGCGCGAGATGGACCTCATCGACCTGATTGTGCGGGAAGCCACCGTGAagagcggcgacggcaagaTCACTCGCTCCGACTTTCTCAACGAGGCCGCTCGCGCGACCCGCTTCTCTCTATTCACCCCCATGGAGGCCGATATCCTGTTTCATTTCGCCGGTCTGGATGCACCGTCCGGGAGACTGTCTCTGAATGATTTCGCCAAGGTCATCGATGCATCGTGGCGCATCCCCGTCACCGTTGCGGGCCAGGCCGGAAAGGAGGCCGCGGCCAAGACCAAGTCCTTCCTTCACGGCTTGCTGGAATCGGCACACCACTTCGCCCTGGGCAGTGTGGCGGGTGCTTTCGGTGCTTTTATGGTCTATCCGATCGATCTGGTCAAGACCCGCTTGCAAAACCAGCGTTCCACCCGGGTTGGCGAGCGACTGTACAACAACTCCCTTGATTGCTTTAGGAAGGTGATTCGGAACGAGGGTTTCACTGGGTTGTATTCTGGAGTGATCCCGCAGCTGATTGGTGTGGCGCCTGAGAAAGCCATCAAGCTGACGGTCAACGATCTGGTTCGAGGCGCTCTTACGGACAAGGACACCAAGAGGATCTGGTATCCCTCGGAAATCCTTGCCGGTGGTACTGCCGGAGCGTGTCAAGTGGTGAGTTTTACTTTGTCCCCagtttttttctttttcagcAATCTCTAAACATAGTCTAGGTCTTCACCAACCCCCTTGAGATTGTCAAGATTCGTCTCCAGGTGCAGGGCGAGATTGCAAAGAATGTCGAGGGTGCTCCTCGTCGGTCAGCCCTGTGGATCGTGCAGAACCTGGGTCTGGTGGGCTTGTACAAGGGAGCCAGCGCTTGTCTTCTGCGTGACGTGCCTTTCTCCGCTATCTACTTTCCTACCTACTCGCATCTGAAGACGGGCATGTTCGGCGAGTCTCCCACGCACAAGCTGGGTGTTTTCCAGCTTTTGACTGCCGGTGCCATCGCTGGTATGCCGGCTGCCTACCTGACCACCCCGTGCGATGTGATCAAGACCCGTCTGCAAGTCGAGGCCCGCAAGGGCGAAACCAAGTACACCGGCCTGCGCCACTGCGCCACCACCgtgtggaaggaggaaggaatCAAGGCCT is part of the Penicillium psychrofluorescens genome assembly, chromosome: 4 genome and encodes:
- a CDS encoding uncharacterized protein (ID:PFLUO_006487-T1.cds;~source:funannotate), which encodes MYAAKPKLSLCIAAAQTVSRPLKSPGALPRTPISPIPAASPSSKRFSSLQVPSYSYTNNCSSKSILKKQSSAAHSSAPKSIQFKGTPTVYCVTPIENPDEYYGRHTKMTREERRWAA
- a CDS encoding uncharacterized protein (ID:PFLUO_006486-T1.cds;~source:funannotate), whose amino-acid sequence is MPGLWWFTATDDNIPLLKTASVDCWDVEPGPSKDQVTRMISKEAYSFSVRSVAGINRYDGTQLGSNSPCEDRFTHGKLPSPWNDGSQWMAWAVFDGHAGWQTADLLEKQLLPFVQQSLNQVKPSLNDEPVSSDVVQRAIIQGFLNLDDSIIKTALHTAQSKEPLQEKVKKLMPAFAGSCALLSLYDPATRSLHVACTGDSRAVLGQQLPNGAWEAIPLSVDQTGSIQEETARLYEEHPGEKEIVKQGRVLGLMVSRAFGDSRWKWPLDFQQEMKERFFGPSPLTPRYDVRTPPYLTAEPVVTTTKIDPGRPSFLIMASDGLWDSLSNQQAVDLVGKWIGSRKSVPEPKYEAFDFGQGVNERFVEERTAVQDGNSAVHLVRNSLGGNHHEMVAGRLAFSPPFSRHPRDDITVQVVFFNTPV
- a CDS encoding uncharacterized protein (ID:PFLUO_006488-T1.cds;~source:funannotate), yielding MSSVKESVKEKLVGSTTEPYQMSHQARSNFMRHAQKDENGDLYMGKEEFINAIAPKQEDYHKIRRGQYAILFNVADRRRTGKLNLADWATFENLLAKPDAEYEIAFRLFDLDGSGTVKWDTVQGLYNLSKSADSIPFDWNSEWASLYTGRTKSRHDMTYPQFSQMLRGLQGERIRQAFHTFDKDGDGYIEPEDFQRIILETSQHKLSDHVLENLPTLCNISTSNKISYANVRAFQNIMREMDLIDLIVREATVKSGDGKITRSDFLNEAARATRFSLFTPMEADILFHFAGLDAPSGRLSLNDFAKVIDASWRIPVTVAGQAGKEAAAKTKSFLHGLLESAHHFALGSVAGAFGAFMVYPIDLVKTRLQNQRSTRVGERLYNNSLDCFRKVIRNEGFTGLYSGVIPQLIGVAPEKAIKLTVNDLVRGALTDKDTKRIWYPSEILAGGTAGACQVVFTNPLEIVKIRLQVQGEIAKNVEGAPRRSALWIVQNLGLVGLYKGASACLLRDVPFSAIYFPTYSHLKTGMFGESPTHKLGVFQLLTAGAIAGMPAAYLTTPCDVIKTRLQVEARKGETKYTGLRHCATTVWKEEGIKAFFKGGPARIMRSSPQFGFTLAAYEVLQKALPLPGAAEDLTPSGNLEPGVGMQQAKAPLPYLRSRNALKLILDLEPNLGRVQVPRAENWPKFLQSSPKQ